In the Clostridium sporogenes genome, one interval contains:
- a CDS encoding MerR family transcriptional regulator translates to MKDKFLIGELSKIFNISTDTLRHYDKIDLIKPEYNKGNGYRYYSIRNFFKLSRIVFFKNLDISLTDIKKYMSNKNTSNLLNLLKNKEEEIDIKINKLANLKKKIQTKRELLENIEGELDQIIIKRLPQRIGAFLDMNDVENDHEIKQAFINNEKYLKISSWFIEGQIYTSLSKENMDNGILNKFRYFIEIVPLDSELCKQLKVIPEHEYVCIAFLGPYKDMSKHYQILIKWIEENGYEISGDSIEKNIVDYDFSDSENEYISEIQIPIIKKQ, encoded by the coding sequence ATGAAGGATAAATTTCTAATTGGAGAACTGTCAAAAATATTTAATATTAGTACAGATACACTAAGACATTATGACAAAATTGATCTAATAAAACCCGAATATAATAAGGGGAATGGCTATCGCTACTACAGTATAAGAAATTTCTTCAAGTTAAGTAGAATTGTTTTTTTTAAAAATCTTGATATTTCCTTGACTGATATTAAAAAATACATGAGCAATAAAAATACGAGCAATTTACTTAATTTACTTAAAAATAAGGAAGAGGAAATTGATATAAAAATAAATAAACTAGCCAATCTCAAAAAGAAAATCCAAACAAAACGTGAGCTTTTGGAAAATATAGAGGGAGAACTAGATCAAATAATTATTAAGAGACTCCCCCAAAGAATAGGGGCTTTTTTAGATATGAATGATGTTGAAAATGATCATGAGATTAAACAGGCTTTTATAAATAACGAAAAATATTTAAAAATAAGTTCCTGGTTTATTGAAGGCCAGATCTATACTTCCCTATCAAAGGAAAATATGGACAATGGTATTCTAAATAAATTTAGATATTTTATTGAAATTGTGCCCCTGGATTCAGAGTTATGTAAGCAATTGAAGGTGATTCCCGAGCATGAATATGTTTGTATTGCGTTTTTAGGACCCTACAAGGATATGAGTAAGCATTATCAAATACTTATAAAGTGGATTGAGGAAAATGGATATGAAATTTCTGGAGACTCAATTGAAAAAAATATAGTGGATTATGATTTTTCAGATTCAGAAAATGAGTATATTTCAGAAATTCAAATTCCTATTATAAAAAAGCAATAA
- a CDS encoding transposase, whose product MIITKLSEENKAKREMKEKLASKRNKSRMSKERADLWNGINIYATNISEKKINAHEIHELYTLRWQIELMFRVWKSLFKINKIKKVSLHRFECFLYGKLISIVLDSIIVFKAKKYAYLKKNKYISIYKAFAITRERSCEIRDSLFKNTKSYCSLINKIIDLILKKALKSKKKYKKQADDILELTKLPSAQLA is encoded by the coding sequence TTGATTATAACTAAATTATCGGAAGAAAACAAGGCTAAACGAGAAATGAAGGAAAAATTAGCATCAAAACGTAACAAAAGCAGAATGAGTAAAGAAAGAGCTGATCTATGGAATGGAATAAATATTTATGCAACAAACATAAGTGAAAAGAAAATTAATGCTCATGAAATTCATGAATTGTATACTTTAAGATGGCAAATAGAGCTTATGTTTAGAGTGTGGAAGTCTTTATTTAAAATAAATAAAATAAAAAAGGTTAGTTTACACCGATTTGAATGTTTTTTATATGGAAAATTAATTTCTATAGTTTTAGATTCCATAATAGTATTTAAAGCTAAGAAATATGCTTATCTAAAGAAAAATAAATATATTAGCATTTATAAGGCTTTTGCAATAACAAGAGAAAGATCTTGCGAAATACGAGATTCATTATTTAAGAACACCAAATCTTATTGCTCTTTGATTAATAAGATAATTGATTTAATTCTTAAGAAAGCTTTAAAATCAAAGAAAAAGTATAAGAAACAAGCGGATGATATATTAGAATTGACTAAATTACCATCAGCTCAATTGGCATAA
- a CDS encoding IS4 family transposase: protein MKKISRKKTELIKEIFTKQFLESVARRTKFIQREGTLTAKSFVSLCAFYNNSICEASLSKQSTYLVTNEGVSISPQALYERFNKYAVEFLKSILKETLIRQNKILAKNENSIKRLFNRINVVDSTTFKLSDNLKKFYKGTGGHTANAAIKIQLQYDILSGQIFACDIEQAASSDSSYVGEVQKNIQPKDLILKDLGYFNMKDLDFIDKEAAFYISKVKKYTITYIKEEKNTPK from the coding sequence TTGAAGAAAATTAGCAGAAAAAAGACAGAACTTATAAAGGAAATATTCACAAAACAGTTTTTAGAAAGCGTAGCTAGAAGAACTAAATTTATTCAAAGAGAAGGCACTTTAACAGCAAAAAGTTTCGTATCTTTATGTGCTTTCTATAATAATTCTATATGCGAAGCATCATTATCAAAACAATCTACTTATTTAGTAACAAATGAAGGGGTAAGCATATCTCCTCAAGCTTTATACGAAAGATTTAATAAATATGCAGTTGAATTCTTAAAAAGTATATTGAAAGAAACTTTAATAAGACAGAATAAAATTTTAGCAAAAAACGAGAACAGTATAAAAAGACTATTTAATAGAATTAACGTTGTGGATTCAACAACTTTTAAATTATCAGATAACCTCAAGAAATTTTATAAAGGTACAGGTGGGCATACCGCTAATGCTGCTATCAAGATACAGCTTCAATATGATATTTTATCCGGTCAAATTTTTGCTTGTGATATAGAACAAGCTGCATCTAGCGATTCAAGCTATGTTGGCGAAGTTCAAAAAAATATTCAACCGAAAGACTTGATTTTAAAAGATTTAGGTTACTTCAATATGAAAGATTTAGATTTTATAGATAAAGAAGCTGCTTTTTATATTTCTAAAGTTAAGAAGTATACTATAACCTATATTAAGGAAGAAAAAAATACTCCCAAATAG